The proteins below are encoded in one region of Anguilla anguilla isolate fAngAng1 chromosome 3, fAngAng1.pri, whole genome shotgun sequence:
- the LOC118224069 gene encoding uncharacterized protein LOC118224069 has product MNQSSPCYCIAVYLNLCATSKAMLLVPGFVLNVFVLASLASSFLSRRSKIKKNVAMFILSSTTCNIINMTLWPLMVHWRDRGHWALGWTLCEIMVNVKHITSSASFHYTFFISFSVYLTIVCGWSRVVDRKTFLALQLLFPIVPVLIKGLTQHLLGNAANHLDVVNRTCFSYINDRAMRILILVKIVAFVPLNLYFYAHILHTTFRSAKQMNRSQAANKRLAKTFGVISLITVIAHIPGGAFSLLAEQKICLETVMEFLQDLPNLSSPIILLCMNKELRDQCVLLLQRRACSQHRPGFFSTGQHKTLPRSETLQSNL; this is encoded by the exons ATGAACCAGAGCTCTCCTTGCTACTGCATTGCCGTCTACCTGAACCTGTGCGCCACCTCCAAGGCCATGCTGCTGGTTCCCGGCTTCGTCCTGAACGTCTTCGTCCTCGCCTCCCTGGCCTCCAGTTTCCTGAGCCGGAGGAGCAAGATCAAGAAGAACGTTGCCATGTTCATCCTGAGCAGCACCACGTGTAACATCATTAACATGACTCTCTGGCCCCTGATGGTCCACTGGAGGGACCGGGGGCACTGGGCGCTGGGCTGGACCCTGTGCGAGATCATGGTGAACGTGAAGCACATCACCAGCTCAGCTTCTTTCCACTACAccttcttcatctccttctccgtCTACCTGACCATCGTGTGCGGGTGGAGCCGGGTGGTGGACCGTAAGACCTTCCTTGCTCTCCAGCTCCTCTTCCCCATTGTCCCTGTGCTCATCAAAGGGCTGACCCAGCATCTTCTGGGCAATGCAGCGAACCATCTGGACGTAGTCAACCGAACATGCTTCTCCTACATCAACGACAGGGCCATGCGCATACTAATTCTGGTAAAGATTGTGGCCTTTGTGCCCCTGAACCTTTACTTCTACGCCCATATCCTGCACACGACTTTCAGGAGTGCCAAGCAAATGAACAGGAGCCAGGCTGCCAACAAAAGACTGGCGAAGACATTCGGAGTGATTTCCCTCATCACAGTGATTGCACACAtccctg GGGGAGCGTTCTCCCTGCTGGCTGAGCAGAAAATCTGTCTTGAGACTGTGATGGAGTTCCTCCAGGACCTGCCGAACCTTTCCAGCCCCATCATACTGCTTTGCATGAACAAAGAGCTGAGAGACCAGTGCGTGCTCCTACTGCAGAGGAGGGCATGTTCCCAGCACAGGCCTGGATTCTTCTCCACTGGGCAACACAAGACGCTGCCCAGATCTGAGACATTACAGTCAAATTTGTGA